A region of Mesorhizobium sp. M3A.F.Ca.ET.080.04.2.1 DNA encodes the following proteins:
- a CDS encoding flavodoxin family protein, with protein MDKATTIIGIDCSPRASSNSARMLGEVLRSLETDRRVKVVEQVRLADERIDCLGCEQCYQRFGHHGDGIDRVLSLMKESDVILMATPTCFGMPPALGVVLLDRSDPLWRDGQQLKGKLGAVIVNGATDPADDPSVRLCADNMIRFFEQHEMPCVQPVHLGGTLAYPEQRFPDPLPAGTMGVLEQLADEIRQWVGSR; from the coding sequence ATGGACAAAGCGACGACCATCATTGGAATAGACTGCAGCCCACGCGCGTCAAGTAACTCAGCCCGGATGCTCGGCGAGGTTCTTCGCTCGCTCGAGACAGATCGGCGGGTGAAGGTCGTGGAACAGGTGCGTCTGGCCGATGAGCGTATCGACTGTCTCGGGTGCGAGCAGTGTTATCAAAGGTTCGGACACCACGGCGACGGGATCGATCGTGTTCTGTCACTCATGAAAGAGTCGGACGTGATTCTGATGGCTACTCCAACCTGCTTCGGAATGCCGCCGGCGCTGGGCGTCGTCTTGCTCGACAGATCGGATCCCCTGTGGCGCGACGGACAACAGCTCAAAGGAAAACTCGGAGCGGTCATCGTCAACGGCGCCACCGATCCCGCGGACGATCCGAGTGTGCGCCTATGCGCGGACAACATGATCAGGTTTTTCGAACAGCACGAGATGCCCTGCGTCCAGCCGGTCCATCTGGGGGGAACGCTCGCGTATCCCGAGCAACGGTTTCCGGACCCGCTCCCCGCCGGGACGATGGGCGTTCTCGAGCAATTGGCTGACGAGATCCGGCAGTGGGTCGGGAGCAGGTGA
- a CDS encoding metallophosphoesterase: MTESGIHYLDARGPEGMRLYAIGDVHGRHDLLAAMHRRIESELQHAPPSDWRIIHLGDYTDRGLHSKEVIDFLIEARRRDTRNLMLAGNHDIGFLEFLDRPDPDGLFMRNGGVQTAASYGVKLSAGGGWFGRSDETLLHGHAALVGAVPPSHVEFLKSLPFSATFGDFFFCHAGIRPGVPLESQSSDDLIWIRDAFHDHPGLFPKVIVHGHTPVPEAEVMANRVNVDTLAWQSGRLSALAIDGAEKRILTVEGKAF; encoded by the coding sequence TTGACTGAGAGCGGCATACATTATCTCGACGCGCGCGGGCCGGAAGGCATGCGGCTCTATGCCATCGGCGACGTGCACGGCCGCCATGACCTGCTCGCCGCCATGCACCGCCGGATCGAAAGCGAACTGCAACATGCGCCGCCGAGCGACTGGCGCATCATCCATCTCGGCGACTACACCGACAGAGGCCTTCACTCCAAGGAGGTCATCGACTTCCTGATCGAGGCGCGGAGACGCGATACGCGCAATCTGATGCTTGCCGGCAACCACGACATCGGCTTCCTCGAGTTTCTGGACCGACCCGATCCGGATGGTCTGTTCATGCGCAATGGCGGCGTCCAGACGGCAGCTTCCTATGGCGTGAAGCTTTCGGCAGGCGGCGGCTGGTTTGGAAGGTCGGATGAGACATTGCTGCACGGGCATGCGGCACTGGTGGGCGCGGTGCCGCCAAGCCATGTCGAGTTCCTGAAGTCCCTGCCCTTTTCAGCGACCTTCGGCGACTTCTTCTTCTGCCATGCCGGCATCCGGCCGGGCGTGCCGCTCGAAAGCCAGAGCAGCGACGACCTGATCTGGATCCGCGACGCGTTCCATGATCATCCCGGGCTTTTCCCCAAGGTCATCGTGCACGGACACACGCCCGTGCCGGAAGCCGAGGTGATGGCCAACCGCGTCAATGTCGATACGCTTGCCTGGCAGTCGGGAAGGCTCAGCGCGCTCGCCATTGACGGCGCGGAAAAGCGTATCCTGACAGTGGAGGGAAAGGCGTTCTAG
- a CDS encoding type 1 glutamine amidotransferase, whose translation MRVLVVQNYDNTGLGQLGAALTEAGADIDLRRPYQGDPLPQDADGHHAMVVLGGGQNALADADYPYFPALLELTRDFAGKDRSVLGICLGGQLVARAFGAENRIGGANEFGWRGVSLTAEAISDPVLGALPQKFPIFQWHDDTFDLPENAIRLAGNDVAENQAFRLGRAVYGFQFHFEADSPMVRDWSASFASIIAERNPDWNERLDDEIARSGPGADAAGMAIARAWVATI comes from the coding sequence ATGCGCGTGCTGGTGGTCCAGAACTACGACAATACCGGGCTCGGCCAGCTTGGCGCCGCGCTTACGGAGGCGGGCGCCGACATCGACCTGCGCCGTCCCTACCAGGGCGATCCCCTTCCGCAGGACGCGGACGGGCATCATGCCATGGTGGTGCTGGGCGGCGGCCAGAATGCCCTGGCCGATGCCGACTACCCTTACTTTCCGGCCCTGCTCGAACTGACGCGCGATTTCGCCGGTAAGGACCGATCGGTGCTTGGTATCTGTCTTGGCGGCCAGCTCGTGGCCCGCGCCTTCGGTGCCGAGAACCGCATCGGCGGCGCAAATGAATTCGGATGGCGCGGCGTGTCGCTGACCGCGGAAGCCATATCCGATCCGGTGCTTGGCGCCTTGCCGCAAAAATTCCCGATCTTCCAGTGGCATGACGACACGTTCGACCTGCCCGAAAACGCCATAAGGCTCGCCGGCAACGATGTCGCCGAAAACCAGGCTTTTCGCCTCGGCCGCGCCGTCTACGGATTCCAGTTCCACTTCGAGGCGGACAGCCCAATGGTGCGGGACTGGAGCGCGTCCTTTGCATCGATCATTGCCGAGCGCAATCCTGACTGGAACGAGCGGCTGGACGACGAAATAGCCCGCAGCGGACCGGGCGCCGACGCCGCCGGAATGGCTATTGCCCGCGCCTGGGTGGCGACCATCTGA
- a CDS encoding 16S rRNA (uracil(1498)-N(3))-methyltransferase, whose product MRANYKMQRLFVPDDLEAGFEFDAGQQQSHYLAHVLRLGEGAELLLFNGRDGEWSAAIAGKSKKAVRLKVLERQRSQPPLPDLVYCFAPLKQGRLDYLVQKAVEMGAGVLQPVITQHTQVAKPGIERLRANVVEAAEQCGILAVPEVREAEKLERLLGGWDRERRLIFCDEDASTNNPLPGLRAVKEKKLALLVGPEGGFSEDERRMLRALPFVSAIPLGPRILRADTAAVAALAVMQATVGDW is encoded by the coding sequence ATGCGTGCCAACTACAAGATGCAGCGGCTGTTCGTGCCGGACGACCTCGAAGCGGGCTTCGAGTTCGACGCCGGACAGCAGCAAAGCCACTACCTCGCGCATGTGCTGCGGCTCGGCGAAGGCGCGGAACTTCTGCTGTTCAACGGCCGCGACGGCGAATGGTCGGCGGCGATCGCGGGCAAATCCAAGAAGGCCGTCCGGCTGAAGGTGCTGGAGCGGCAACGGTCGCAGCCGCCGCTGCCCGACCTTGTCTACTGCTTTGCACCCCTGAAACAAGGCCGGCTCGACTATTTGGTGCAGAAGGCAGTCGAGATGGGCGCCGGCGTGTTGCAGCCGGTCATCACCCAGCATACGCAAGTGGCCAAGCCCGGCATCGAGCGGCTGCGCGCCAATGTCGTCGAGGCGGCCGAGCAGTGCGGGATCCTGGCGGTGCCGGAGGTGCGCGAGGCGGAAAAGCTGGAGCGGCTGCTTGGCGGCTGGGACAGGGAGCGCCGGCTGATCTTCTGCGACGAGGACGCCTCGACCAACAATCCGCTGCCGGGCCTCCGGGCCGTCAAGGAGAAGAAACTCGCGCTGCTGGTCGGACCGGAGGGCGGTTTTTCCGAGGACGAGCGCAGGATGCTGAGGGCACTGCCCTTCGTCTCCGCCATTCCGCTCGGGCCGCGCATCCTGCGCGCCGACACGGCCGCGGTGGCGGCACTTGCGGTGATGCAGGCCACAGTCGGCGACTGGTGA